The sequence TTTCGGATGGTGTAAAAATTAAAACGTTCGATGGTAAAGAAGCTTACATGTTAAAGTACCGCTATAAACACATGGCCAAAGCGGATGTGCAATTCGATTATAAAAAAGTCACGTTTGGATTAAGCGCCCGTTATATCAGCAACATTGAAAATATCGATTACACTTTCGAAAATCTCGAAGTAAAAATCGGAAACGGAATATTGCCCTTGTACGATTATATCTTGCCCGGATTACCGGAATATCGCGATAAGCACAATCGAGGTTCTTGTGTGTTTGATATTCGTGCAGGATATAATATAAACAAGAATGCACGTGTTTCTGCAGTGGTGAACAATATGTTCAATCTCGAATACATGGGTCGCCCGGGCGATGTACAAGCGCCACGCACCTTTGCTTTGCAGGTGATGGTTCAGTTTTAAGAATAAATTTCCTGGAGTGCCGATTCGATTTCAGGAAAATGAAATTGAAATCCGGATTGCATCAATTTATCGCTCGAAGCTTTTGGTCCGCTTAATAACAGTTCGGACATTTCTCCAAACATCAATCGGATAATGGGCGACGGAATATTCGGCAAGATCAATGGCATTTTAAACTGTTTGGCAATGGCCTTAGTCAGTGCTTTATTACTTAGGTTTTGTGGAGCAATAGCGTTAAAATCACCTTTTACTTCCTGATTTTCGATGGCCCATAAAAAACATCGTGCAGCATCTTCTGCGTGAATCCAGGTGACATTTTGTTTTCCGCTTCCAATGGCAGCACCAAATCCAAATTGAATCGGGAATGCCATTTTAGGTAAGGCGCCTTCGTTGCGGTCGAGAATGATTCCAAAACGGAAACAGGCAACTCGACACATTTCATCAAAACGATGAGCCGCCTCTTCCCATTTTACCA is a genomic window of Flavobacteriales bacterium containing:
- a CDS encoding TIGR01777 family oxidoreductase is translated as MANILITGGSGMLGTRLTKLLLKKKHRVVHVGRSRNSRSPVKVYLWNPEKNFIEDAALDGIDFIIHLAGENLAGKKWSLEQKQNIINSRIKAPEFLFSKLKERGQSIQGFFSASGINIYPPDTDKIHSEEDQPALNFIANVVVKWEEAAHRFDEMCRVACFRFGIILDRNEGALPKMAFPIQFGFGAAIGSGKQNVTWIHAEDAARCFLWAIENQEVKGDFNAIAPQNLSNKALTKAIAKQFKMPLILPNIPSPIIRLMFGEMSELLLSGPKASSDKLMQSGFQFHFPEIESALQEIYS